Genomic segment of Methanoculleus horonobensis:
AAAGACTCGATTCTTACGCTGGCGATGCAGTCCCGGTTCCGATGCGAGGAACACGGGCGGAACAGTCTGAAGACACCTTCATCATGAACCGAAAAAAGATACTCACCTTCATCCTGGTCTTTGGAACCCTCTCTCTCATCTCGGCAATCTCTTACCTCGTAGACGTCTGGGAGGAGGGAGCGAAGAGCGGTTACGCCCAGGTCGTCTTCATGATAGGCGTGGTGCTGGGCATAATAGCGAGCCTCGCTCTCACCCGGATCGAGCCATGGATAACGGAGAGATACAACGGTCAGGAGTAGCCGGAACAGAGGATTTTCCGGGAGGAATCACTCCTCCGGTTCCTGCCGGGCGCCCTTCCACTCCCCCTTCAGTTCAGGGTAGTCCGCGAGGATCTTGCTGACCGTGCTCCTGCTGACGTCGAACATCCGGCAGATCTGGCTGATGCTCGTCCCGGCCTGCCGCACCGTGAGGAGAGCCTCGACCTGCCCCTCGTTGAGCGCTTTCGGCCTCCCGATGGGCCGCCCGTCATCCTTCTTCGTCTTCTTCGAGACGACCGGGGCGGCTTTCCGGGCACTCTCGCGGTACTGCTCCATGTACTCGATGAAGTTGCCGATCGCCGCTCTCCTCTGGTCCGGCTCGTCCCGGAATCCGAAGAAGTCGTTGTTCACGCAGTAGACGGTGTACTGCTCGTTTAGGGTCTTGAGTGCGGCAAGTCCGGCGTCTGGATCCCTTGCGAGGCCCGCAAGGTCGTGGATGATGATATCGGGACAGTTATTGGCGCCGCAATACTCCAGCATCTCCATAAATCCCTTCCGCTTCTCCGGGGGCGTTGCATTTGCCCGGTGATCGTGGAAGATTTCAACAATCTGGAACCGATACTTGCAAAAGTCCTCGACTTCCCCCTTTTGTGCTGCGAAATCCCCCTTCTTTCTCGTATTTAAGTATGCCACAGCATCTCTTTTCATCCGATTATGGTGCCGTATAATCGTATATATTGTTTTTGAAAACACACGCACCGTGCCGTTTTGCGGCGCAGCCGGAGAGCCCGGGGAGGTTGCAGGCGATGTGCTAAAAGGTCGGCGGGAATACTTTTCGGGCGGTACACCCTGCCGGATGGATGGAAAAAGAGGTGAGCATTACCCCTGTTGTTTCAGGGATTCCCACCGGTCAAGAACGTCCTGCCCCTCGATGAAGACGAGCCCGTGCTTCCTCGCATACTCCATCGCACCTTCTTTCGTGAGGGCAAACCCCGTCTCGTCGTCCAGCATCTCGCAGATCGTGACCGCCGGGGTGACGTCGGCCATGGTCGCGAGCGCGATCGAGAGCTCGGTCTGCCCCCGCCGCTCATCGAGCAGCCGTTCGGCGGCCCGGAGAAGCGCCATGTGCCCCGGCGTCCGGAAGTGCGCCGCAAAGTCGTGCCCGCCGCCGTTGAGCGACTTCTTCACCTCGTCCGCGATGGCGGTGACCGTCAGCGCCCGGTCACGGTCCGTCACCCCGGTATAGGTCTCGCGGTGGTTCACCCAGAGGGAGAACGAGGAGTGGTTCTTCGGGTCGTACGGGACTTCCCCGTCCCTCTCAACGAGGCTGCAGGCCCGCAGGACCTCGTGCGCAAACGGGAGCCCGAGCCTCTTTGCAGCCTCGGGGTGAACCGCCGTGCAGATCAGCCCGCCTCCGTCTTTACGCATCTGTCGGATGTGGGCAGGCGTGACGGCGTCCGAGCGGATTGCGAAATCCGTCTCGCGCTCGCGGTTGTCAAAGTCGTATAGCAGGACGAATTCGCCCCTGGCAAGGGCCTGTATGGCTGCATCAATCATGGGTAATCTCCACCTCGATCGTATCGTTATCGTTCAGGTTCAGGGCTTTGCGGAGTTCGCACCCGGCGATGACCTCGATGATATCCTCCGGGTAATGGGTTCGGGAAGGGACGACGATCGCGCATTTGTGCCCCCCGATACGGCAGGGGATCACACTGGCGCCGCCGAACGTCCGCTCGTTTGCAGTAAATCCGGGGATATCGATCCAGCCGGCGTGATCGAGTTGTTTGCGGGCCTCGATGCTCGCCGCATCGAGCCTGATGTTCAGGGTTCCCGGGAAGGGTTCGAACCCGAGACACCCGCCGAACTTCTCCTTGTAATGAGGGATGCTCATGTAGTAGCGGCCTTCCCCGAGCCCGCTGATCACGGTTCCTGTCAGGGTATACCGCCTCTGATCCGGGTTGAAGATCCGGACGTAATCCGTGTATTCCCGCTTCAGGGTCTGCTCGCCCTCGCGAGTGACGGCGACGTACTGGCCGTCGGACTTCATCGTTCGGACGACGAACTGCTGCCGCTCAAGCGCAATCAGCCTCCGCGAAGCGGTCTGGGGGCTGATACCCAGAACGCTGCCGAGCGACTGCGACGAGAGCCAGATCGGTCCCCGGCACCCGCCGAGCAGGGCGATCGTCTTCAAGGACTGCAGATCTTCCGCTTCAACCATCATACCATAATTGAGATGCATACTATATACGGGTTGCGCAACGATCCCGCCCCCCGGACTTCGTGAAATGTCGATGTGCGATACGCTAATTATTTAAGTCGGGGGTGCTGACATTACCTGCATGAAATCCGGGGTGCGGCATCAACTTGCCGAGAAAATGGCAGGAGAGATCACACTCTCGGACTCACCGGGTCAGGCCCTCAAGAAGTGGCGGCAGAGCTTCAACATCCCCCAGGGATTGCTTGCCGAACGATTGGAGGTCTCTCCCTCAGTTATCAGTGATTACGAAAGCGGACGACGAAAGAGTCCGGGAACTGCCATCGTCGGTAAAATCGTCGATACGATCCTCTCGATCGACGAGGACAACGGCGGTCGGTTCATCAACAAATTTGCGAAAATCCTGTACAGCGAATTCGACGAAGACGTCATCTACGACATCCACGAGTACGCGTCCCCGGTGGCCCTCTCCGACTTTGCGGAGGCCATCGGTGGCGTCATGCTCTGCGGCCCGACGGATCAGACCATCTACGGGTACACGGTGATCAACAGCCTCAATGCGATCCTCCAGCTCTCATCGAGCGAGTTCAACCGCATCTACGGCTGGAGCACGGAACGTGCCCTCATCTTCACCGAGGTCTCGACCGGAAAGTCCCCGATGGTGGCGATCCGGGTCACGCCCTTCAAACCGCGTTGCGTGGTGCTGCAGGGCATCGGCCCGGAAGAGGTGCACCCACTGATTCCGGGTCTCGCGGAACGCGACCGGATCAGCGTACTCTGCACAAGGATGGACGTCGAGGCGATCATCGGTTCACTACGAGGAAAACTATGGTAGGCATCTACTCATACGGCGTCTACATCCCGCGATACCGGATAAAAGTCCCGGAGATCGCGCGGGTCTGGGGCGCCAACGCAGACGACATCATGAGAGGTCTCGGGGTCTTTGAGAAGTCCGTCCCCGATCTCGATGAGGATACCGCAACGATCGCCGTCGAGGCGGCACGCGCCGCTCTTCGGCGGAGAACCGTCGACACCGAGGCCATCGGGGCCATCTACGTGGGGAGCGAGTCGCACCCCTACGCGGTCAAGCCCACGGCCTGCACGGTCGGCGAGGCGATCGGGGCGACCCCGAACATGACCGCCGCCGACTACGAGTTCGCGTGCAAGGCGGGAACGGCAGGCATCCAGACCTGCATGGGCATGGTCAAGAGCGGGATGATCCCACTCGGAGTCGCCATCGGTGCGGACGTGGCGCAGGGCGCTCCCGGCGACGCGCTCGAGTACACGGCCGCGGCCGGCGGTGCGGCGTTCGTCATCGGCAACGAGGACGTCATCGCCGAGATCAACCACACCTGCTCGTTCACCACCGACACGCCCGACTTCTGGCGGCGCGAAGGCCAGAACTACCCCCGCCACGGTGGGCGGTTCACCGGGGATCCCGGTTACTTCAAGCATGTTCAGGGTGCGGCGCGTCTGATGCTCGATGCGATGAAGACAAGCCCGAAAGACTACGATTACGCCGTCTTCCACCAGCCCAACGCGAAGTTCCCGCAGCGGGTGGCGAAGATGCTCGGGTTCACGGACGAGCAGATCCGGCCCGGCCTCGTCGTCCCGAAGCTCGGGAACACCTACTCGGGGGCGTCGATGATCGGGCTTGCGGCTACGCTCGACGCGGCGAAGCCGGGTGACCGGATCTTCGTCACCTCGTTCGGGTCGGGAGCCGGGAGCGACGCATTCGACATCACGGTGACCGACGCCATCGAGTCCGCTGAGTTCGATCGGACGGCGGCGCCGAGCGTGGAGAAACTCCTCGCGAATCCGACATACCTCGACTATGCACTGTATGCCAAACACAAGGGAAAGATCGTGATGCAGAAATGAGAGACGTAGCAGTAATCGGAGTCGGGTGCACGGAGTTCGGCGAGCACTGGGGAACCTCGTTCCGCGACCTCTTCGTCAAGGCCGGGGCGCTCGCGCTCGAGGATGCCGGGGTCACCGGTGAGAAACTCGACGCTCTCTACGTCGGGAACATGAGCGCCGGCCGGTTCGTCGAGCAGGAGCATATCGGCGCCCTGATCGCGGATTACGCCGGACTGGCGACGAACAACACCCCCTCGACCCGTGTGGAGGCGGCCTGCGCCTCCGGCGGGCTCGCCTTCCGGCAGGCGGTGATCGCGGTCGCGAGCGGCATGGAGGATATCGTCGTCGCCGCGGGCGTCGAGAAGATGACCGACGTCGGGACCGGGGCGAGCGTGGACATGCTCGCGAGCGCCGCGGACCGCGAGTGGGAAGGGTTCGCCGGGGCGACCTTCCCCGGGCTGTATGCAATGATTGCAAACGACTACATGCACCGCTACCCCCTCACCCGGGAGCAGCTTGCACAGGTCGCGGTGAAGAACCACGAGAACGGCGCGAAGAACCCGATCGCACAGTTCCGGAACCGAATCACGGTCGATACGGTTCTAAATTCGTCGCTCGTGGCCGACCCCCTGCGGCTCTTCGACTGCTCGCCGATCACCGACGGTGCGGCGGCGGTCGTGGTGGTGCCGCTCGAGCGTGCCCGCGAGTTCACCGATTCGCCGGTCAGGGTGCTTGCAAGCGCCCAGGCGAGCGACACCATCTCGCTCCATGACCGGCGGGAGATCTCGACCCTGGACGCATCGGTCGCCGCAGGCAAACGGGCGTTCGCCCAGGCGGGCCTCACCCACAAGGACATCGACATGGTGGAGGTCCACGACTGCTTCACGATCGCGGAGATCTGCGCAATCGAGGACCTCGGGTTCTGCAAGAAGGGCGAAGCGGGAAGACTCACCGCGGACGGGGCAACCGCCCTCGGCGGGGAGATCCCGGTGAACACGAGCGGCGGCCTGAAGGCCTGCGGCCACCCGGTCGGTGCGACCGGGATCAAGCAGATCTACGAGATCGTCAGCCAGCTCCGCGGCGAGGCCACCGGCCGGCAGGTGGACGCGGAGATCGGTATGGCGCATAACGTCGGCGGCACCGGCGCGACGGTCGTCGTGCACATCCTGGGGGCCTAACCATGTCGGTTTCACGGTTCTGGAGAAAGATCCCGCAGCGCTACAACCTCGTCGGGACGAAGTGCACGACCTGCGGGCGGCACTTCTTCCCGCCCCGGTCGCTCTGCCCCGACTGCCGGCGGAGCGGCAACATCGTCGACCACAAGTTCACCGGCGAAGGAGCGGTCGTCACCTACACGGTGATCCGGTCGGCAAGCGACCAGTTCGAGCACACCACTCCCTACGTCCTCGCGGTCGTGGAACTCGACGAGGGGCCGAGGCTCACCACCCAGATCGCATGTCCCATCGAGGATATTAAGATCGGGATGCGGGTCAAAAGCGTCTTCCGCCGGATAGCGGCGGACGGCGAGAGCGGCACCATCCACTACGGCACGAAGTTCGTGCCGGTGGAGTAACGCTACCTCCCTTCCGGGTTGACAGGGTTTTTCCGCGCTCTGCGCGGGATTGAATCACGCCCTATACTTCTTTTTTGGCTCACGCGAAGTCCGTGTGGGCGTTGGTGCTCTCTTTCGCACCTTACGATGCTCAAACTCTGCCTGCCCTTCTACCCTGCTGATGCCCTGTGGTTACACATTACACGGATTCCGTGGGAGTATCGCCATAGGGGGAACGACGTCCTGAAAGGACGGAGTTCGAGCACCGAAGGTGCGAGGCGCGAACGCAGTGAGCGTGAGCACCGTTAGGTGCGAGGTGGGGCTGACGGGGAGGGGGGATGCTCCCCCCTCCCCTGTCCCCTCCCCCTGCAAGATGATATCCCCACGGAATCCGTGCCAGATGTAGCCATAGGAGATTCAAAGGATAGGAACTCAGGGACCCCAGGTGCGAGGTGCGATGTTCCGCCAGGAACGACTGTCTGCAAGATGTGATGGCCCGCGGGGTGCGACGAACGGAACGTCCGGAGCTTGAGAAGACCAAAGGTCTTCGAGAGGAGCAGCCCCTCTCGCAATCTCGCTCTCCCATGATGCGATGGGCGATGGAGAGCGCGGGAGGAAAATACCAGGTCGGCAAAAAGAGCAAGATATTCGATCACTGAGGATGCAGGGGCTGCACTCCTCAAACCTCCTCACTCCCCTTTCTCCACGGCGATATCATACACCGCGTGCCACTTCCCCGGCGAGTAGGTCCTGACCTGCCGCTCGACGACCTCGCCATTGGTAACCTCGCGGATCAGGGGGAGGTATTCGCCCTCCTGCTCCTCGAGGGCGTAGAGGTGAATCGTGCCGCCGTCCCGGCAGAGGGCGGCCGCCGCCGGGAGGAACTCCGGCGCGGCGAGGGGGAGGTTCATCACGACCCGGTCGAAGGGAGGAAGCCCGAGCCGGGGGAGGTGCGCGGCGTCGGCGAGCATCGGGATGACGTTACCCGCCCGATTGAGCGCGATGTTCTCGATCAGGAGGTGGACCGCGGCGGGGTTGAGGTCGGCGGCGACGACGATCCCCGCCTTCCCGGCGAGGGTGATCGCGAACGGCCCGACACCGGCGAACATATCGAGCACCTGTTCTCCCTCTCCCATCGCTCCGAGAATCCGCTGCCGCTCGGTCGAGAGCCGGGCGGAGAAGTAGGCAAGGGAGAGATCGACATCGAAGGAGTGACCATACTCCGTCACCCGGGTGCGGGTGGTGGGGACTCCTGCAAGGACGGAGAACCGGCGGGTGCGGTACTCCCCCTCGACCGCGGTCTCGGGAAAGAGCACCGTCTCAAGCGACGGCCGGGAGGCGAGCAGCCGCTCTGCGCCCCCGGAATCGTTCTCCTGCATGATGGCAATCCCGCCCACGAGCTCGTGGCGGGGGAGGTCGAGACGTTCCGGCACCGCCTCGAACTCGCACCGGACGGCACCCGGAACCTCCTCCGTCACCGGGAAGAGGATGGCGTCACCCTCCGGACGCGGGCGGAACCGCCGGTCGAGGAGCCCCTCCTCGAGCAGCCGGCGCCGCGTCCCTTCAGCCTCTCGTCTCGGCACCGCAAGGCACCACTGTTCTTCTCCCACATCGACCACCAGCCATCTTTAGGTATGAGTTCTCATACTTATTCATGGATGAGTATATCGAGAGGCTGAAAGACGGGTCTCTCAAACTCTACGCTCTCGAGAAGGAGCTCCCCCCCGAGGAGGCCGTCCGGGTGCGCCGGGCGTTCGTCGAGGGGGAGACCGGCACCGCCCTCCCGAAGGTCGGGTCGTTCACCATCGGGCTTGACCGGGTCGTGAAGCGCAACATCGAGAACATGATCGGCACGGTGCAGGTGCCGCTCGGTGTCGCGGGGCCGCTCCGGGTGAAGGGCGAGTACGCCGACGGGTCCTACTACCTCCCGCTCGCGACGACCGAAGGGGCACTCGTCGCCTCGGTGAACCGCGGCTGCTCCCTCATCACCCGGGCGGGGGGCGCGGACGTCCGGATCATGCGGGACGGGATGACCCGGGCGCCGGTCTTCGCCGCCCGCGATGTGGGTCACGCCCACGATGTAGCGGCCTGGGTCGAGAGCCACACCAGAGAGATCCGCGAGGCTGTCGAGAGCACCACGAAGCACGGCGAGTTCCGTGAAGCCACCACCTACGTCGCCGGTACAAGCGTCTTCGTCCGGCTCGAACTCGACACAAAAGACGCCATGGGGATGAACATGGCGACGATCGCGGGCCAGAATGTGGGTGAACTCATCGAGCGGGAGACCGGGGCCCGGCTCGTCGCCACATCCGGGAACATGTGCACCGACAAGAAACCGGCGGCGATCAACCTGGTCAGGGGCCGGGGGAAGACCGTGGTCGCGGGCGTACGGCTCACCGATGCGATGGTCGTGGATCTCCTGAAGACCGACGCGGAGACGCTCATCGAGGTCAATTACAGGAAAAATCTGGTGGGCTCGGCGCGGGCAGCCTCGTTCGGGTTCAACGCCCACGCGGCAAACGTCGTCGCCGCCACCTTCATCGCCTGCGGGCAGGACCCCGCCCACGTCGTCGAGGGGAGCACCGCGATCACCACCGTCGACCGGGTGGACGGCGGGGTCTACGTCTCGGTCACCCTCCCGTCGCTCCCCGTGGGAACAGTCGGCGGCGGGACAGGGGTCGATACCCAGCAGGAGTGCCTCGCGATGCTCGGGGTCGCCGGGGGTGGCGAGCCGCCGGGAACCCACGCAAAGGCGCTCGGGGAGATCATCGCCGCCGGGGTGCTCGCCGGCGAGCTCTCCCTCCTCGGCGCCCTCGCGGCCCAGCACCTTGCCCGGGCACACCAGGAGCACGGGCGAGGGTGACGGCCGGGTGCTCCCCGGCGCTGCTGTGGTGCCGGGGAGTAAGGGTGCATGAGAAGATTTAAGAGGCGCGATCGTCGTAAGTACTTCTTGGGCATGAATCCGGGAGCAGATATCTATACCCTTCTCATCCAGAAGCGGGATGAGATCTTATCCTCGCACCAATCGGTGCTCGCACTCCGGTTCTGATGAACCATCGTGTCTTGCGCACCGGAGGGGAGCCAGAAACGTGCGGGTGTTCGGATCCGTGGCACGAAACGAAGCCAGGGAAGACAGTGATATCGACCTCTTGATCGATCTCGATCCCGACCGGAGTCTCCTTGACGTGGGCGGTCTTGCGATGGATCTCTCGCTCCTGCTTGGTCGTTCGGTCGATGTTGTGACCGAAGCGGGACTTCGGGAGCGTATCCGATCGAGGGTCTTACAGGAAGCGCGGCTGTTATGAGAGATGATCGTGAACGGCTGCTGGATGTTATCGAAGCCATCGAACGGATTGAGAGAGTATCGGCCCGAGGGCGCGAGTACTTCTACGATGACGAGATGGCGTAGCGTCTCGGGTGATCCACCACCTTCAGATCATCGGGGAAGCCGTAAGGGGGATTTCATCAGAGTTCAGGGCCGAAAACCCGGGAATCCCCTGGACGGAGATCATCGGCATGAGGAACGTCCTTATTCACCACTATTTTGGGATCGACCGCGATGCAGTCTGGAACGTGGTCGAACACGATCTGGTGGAACTGAAAAGCCAGATCCTGTCCAGGGTCGGGGAGTAGGGGCACGTGGAGCGGTAGTGAGCGGCTCCGGTTCTACGAACCGTCGCAAGTCGAAAACGCTTCGCGTTTTCTCCCGCTCCGCTCCTTGCGGAGCGTCGCGTCTAGAACCTGAACCACTTCATCATGACCAGGGCATCTTCCTCGTTCGCGTAGTATGCGGCGACCTGGAAGACCTCGCGGTAACCGAGGCGGCGGTAGAACTCCTGCGCCCCGGTGTTCGTCACCCGGACCTCGAGCTGGACGGCGCTCGCACCTAACACAACGTACTCCCGCTCCAGGCGGCGGATGAGATTCCGTCCGATTCCCTGGCGCCGGTACCCGGGGGCGACGGCGAGGTTCATGACATGGCCGTATATCTCTTCCCCGGTGTCTTCAATGCCTCCGGCGACGAATCCGGCCACGTCACCGTTGTTTTTTGCTACGAAGAACGTCTCCGGATAGTAGGCAAGGGATTCCTGAAGTGTCCTCTCGTCCCAGGGGTCAGCGAAGGCCGTTCTCTCGACGGCGACGATCAGTGGAATGTCTGCGGGCTGTGCCCGGCGAATAATGAGTTGGAGCGGCATCATAGTCTCGGCCTCTCCCTTCTGGAGTGCCCTACCTAATATAGTGTCAGGAGACAAAATAGTAGGCACATACGAGTGGCGGTATTTATGGTTCAGATCTATCGTTTCGCAGCGGTCCGTCCGGGGCGGCCGTACTCCGAAAAAATCCCCTCCGTGCCCTACGATGTGGTGACGGCGGAAGAGGCCCGGGAATGCATCGAGAAGAATCCCTTAAGCTTCCTGCGGGTCAGCCGGCCGGATGCCGAACTCCCCGAAATACCCTCAAACGACGATCGGGTCTACCTGCGGTCGCGGGAGGTCTTCGACGGGATGCTCGCAGACGGCCTGATGCAGCGTGACCAGGAAGACGGGATGTACGTCTACCGGGCGATTCAGGACGGCGAGGAGTTCGTCGGGCTGGTCTGCTGCGTGGGGACAGAAGACTACGAGAACCGGACGATCCGGCGGCACGAACTCACCCGGTACGACAAGGAGGAAGACCGGACCCGGCACATCGACGTCGTCGGTGCCAACACCGGCCTTGTATTCCTGCTCTACCGTGACCCGGGCGAGGTCTTCTCACACCTCCACTCCCTCATCGACGGCGTCCAGCCCGACGGGAGCACCACGACCGCATCGGGCGTGCTCCACGAAGTCTACCGGATCGCCGATGAGGCCGCCCTCGCCCACCTTGAGGGCCTCTTTGCAGCGGTGCCGGAGACCTACATCGCGGACGGGCACCACCGGGCCAAATCGGCGGTGAACGTGGCGGAGAGGCGACGCAGCGTTGGCCGGTTCACCGAAGAGGCCGGGAAGTTCATGGCGGTCCTCTTCGCTCACGACCGCGTCCGCATCCACGGCTACAGCAGGCTTGTCACCGACCTCGGCGGCTACACCCTTCCGGGGCTCATCGATGCGCTCTTAACGGCCGGCTGGACCGTCCGCCCCTACGGGAAGGTCGACGCAGCGGGCTACCAGATCCAGCCGCTCACGGCCCAGGATGCGCCGGTGCACGTCATGCACTTCTACCTGGAAGGAACCTGGTACGAGGTCTCCCGGCCGGTCGCGGACCCCGACGACCTGATCGGGTCGCTCGACGTCTCGGTCCTCCAGAAAGATGTCCTCGAAGGGATGCTCGGGATCTCCGACCCCCGGGGCGACCCCCGGCTCCACTACATGGGCGGGGCAAAACCCCTCCATGAACTCGAGCGGCTCGTGGACACCGGCAAATACGCCTTCGCGGTAGCGATGCAGCCGGTACCGGTCGAGACGGTGCTCGCGATCGCTGATAGCGACGGTGTCATGCCCCCGAAATCCACCTGGTTCGAGCCGAAACTCCTCTCGGGGCTTGTCGTCCACACCATCGACTAAAATCCATATCACCACCTTTAACTCCTTTTTGCCCGATCATCTCTTATGATCACGATTGCGCTCCCGAAGGGGAGCCTTGAGGCGCAGACGCTCCAGCTCTTCAAGGAGGCGGACCTCGAGGTCCGGCGAACCGACCGCGACTACAACCCCCGGATCAATGATCCCCGGATCGGGAAGGTGAAGATCCTCCGGCCGCAGGAGATCCCGCTCTACGTTCAGATGGGTTACTTCGACCTCGGGATATCGGGGCTCGACTGGGTGCAGGAGAGCGGTGCCGACGTCGCCGAGGTTGCAAACCTCTCCTACAGCAAGACGGGCGACGGGAACGTCAAGATCGTGGTCGCGGTCCACCGCGACGAACCGGTAGAGGAGGTCGCCGCCATCCGCCCGGAGAGCCGGGTGACGACCGAGTACCCGCGGATCACGGAGCGGTTCTTCGCGAACCTCGGGATCCCGGTCAGCCTCTTTCCGTCCTACGGGGCATCCGAGGCGAAGGTTCCCGATCTGATGGACGTCGTCGTCGACCTCACCGAGACGGGGAGCACGCTCAAGAAGAACGGGTTGAAGATCGTCGGACAGATCATGGAGTCGCACACCGCGCTCCTCGCGAACCGCGACTCGCTCCGCGACCCCGAGAAGCGCCGGGAGATCGACGAGATCACGACCCTCCTCCTCGGGGTGATCGAGGCACGCCACCAGGTGCTCCTGACGATGAACGTGCCGTCGGCCGCGCTCGACCGCGTCATCGAGGTTCTCCCCGCGATGAAGAAGCCCACCGTCAGCAGGCTGCACGGCATCGAGTACTTCAGTATCCAGACGGTGGTGCAGAAAGGGCTCGTCAACGGCCTCATCCCGCCGCTCAAGGCCGCGGGTGCCGAAGATATCCTCGAGATCCCGATCGCGAAAATAGTGCGGTGAGGATTGGCGCCTCACTCACGCCGGGAATACTCCCGCGAGCAGGCGTAGCAGACGAACTTCCCGTCTTCGACCCGGACGCGGGATTCGGCGGTCATTTCGCCGCATTTCGCGCACGCCACCGACGAAAAGATCCGGGCCCGTTCGGGGATCTCGGCATCGACCTCGCGGATGATGAAGAGCTGCTCGGCGGGCGCCTTCAGGATGGCCTCGACGATCTTCTCCGTCCGCTTATGAAACTCGGCATGCTCCGCATCGGTTGCCACCCCCTGCATCACCCGCGCCCTGAGCGGCGCAAGGCCGGGGTCGAGCGAGTCGATGTTGAACGACGGGTTCGAGACCACGCGGATTGCGGCCCCGGTTTTACGATTTATGAACGTAAACGCGTGCTTGCCGTGATCCTTAAAGAGGAGGTTTCCTTTTCCTGCGGTGCAGCCGGTGAGAACCTGGATGGCATCGACGCCGCAGGCATCGGTCTCGGCGATGGTTACGAGTTCCTCATCCTCCGAGCGCCCGGAGCGGAGCCGCGCGAGGGCGACCTCTGCCGCCCGGTAGCCCGTCGCGAGACCGGGGCAGACGTGGCCGTGGAAGGCGGCCGCTTCGGCGAACCGGTCACCTGCTTCTCCCGGCTTGCCGGGGGGAATGGTACTACACATATGCTTACCCTGCATGAGCTGTTGTTACGAACTCGCGGATATATGTTACGATAGCGCGCCGGACCCCGCGGCCCGGTACGCCCGGCATATAAGGGCGGAACCACCCCATCCGGAGAGTCTGCGCCCGGAACGAAATATTTTTGCATTAGCCCGTCTGCACGTTTCCAATATCACGATTCGTGGGCAGATCTTTGAAGATGTAAGAGAGGTGGTTATTTATATGCCCTCGGGTATAATGACTGCTTTACATGAGAGTTCCCGGGGGAGTTCTAGCCCTGCTTGCCGCAGCCTGTATCCTCTGCACCGCGTGTGGCTGTCTCGACACATCCTCGCCGCCGCCATCGGGCGGCGGCATCACTTCCATCGATCTGCCGGAGCCGGAAGGTTACACCCTCACCGAGGCTCTCGC
This window contains:
- a CDS encoding DUF120 domain-containing protein — its product is MVEAEDLQSLKTIALLGGCRGPIWLSSQSLGSVLGISPQTASRRLIALERQQFVVRTMKSDGQYVAVTREGEQTLKREYTDYVRIFNPDQRRYTLTGTVISGLGEGRYYMSIPHYKEKFGGCLGFEPFPGTLNIRLDAASIEARKQLDHAGWIDIPGFTANERTFGGASVIPCRIGGHKCAIVVPSRTHYPEDIIEVIAGCELRKALNLNDNDTIEVEITHD
- a CDS encoding Zn-ribbon domain-containing OB-fold protein, with product MSVSRFWRKIPQRYNLVGTKCTTCGRHFFPPRSLCPDCRRSGNIVDHKFTGEGAVVTYTVIRSASDQFEHTTPYVLAVVELDEGPRLTTQIACPIEDIKIGMRVKSVFRRIAADGESGTIHYGTKFVPVE
- a CDS encoding recombinase family protein, with translation MKRDAVAYLNTRKKGDFAAQKGEVEDFCKYRFQIVEIFHDHRANATPPEKRKGFMEMLEYCGANNCPDIIIHDLAGLARDPDAGLAALKTLNEQYTVYCVNNDFFGFRDEPDQRRAAIGNFIEYMEQYRESARKAAPVVSKKTKKDDGRPIGRPKALNEGQVEALLTVRQAGTSISQICRMFDVSRSTVSKILADYPELKGEWKGARQEPEE
- a CDS encoding hydroxymethylglutaryl-CoA synthase; this translates as MVGIYSYGVYIPRYRIKVPEIARVWGANADDIMRGLGVFEKSVPDLDEDTATIAVEAARAALRRRTVDTEAIGAIYVGSESHPYAVKPTACTVGEAIGATPNMTAADYEFACKAGTAGIQTCMGMVKSGMIPLGVAIGADVAQGAPGDALEYTAAAGGAAFVIGNEDVIAEINHTCSFTTDTPDFWRREGQNYPRHGGRFTGDPGYFKHVQGAARLMLDAMKTSPKDYDYAVFHQPNAKFPQRVAKMLGFTDEQIRPGLVVPKLGNTYSGASMIGLAATLDAAKPGDRIFVTSFGSGAGSDAFDITVTDAIESAEFDRTAAPSVEKLLANPTYLDYALYAKHKGKIVMQK
- a CDS encoding class I SAM-dependent methyltransferase: MGEEQWCLAVPRREAEGTRRRLLEEGLLDRRFRPRPEGDAILFPVTEEVPGAVRCEFEAVPERLDLPRHELVGGIAIMQENDSGGAERLLASRPSLETVLFPETAVEGEYRTRRFSVLAGVPTTRTRVTEYGHSFDVDLSLAYFSARLSTERQRILGAMGEGEQVLDMFAGVGPFAITLAGKAGIVVAADLNPAAVHLLIENIALNRAGNVIPMLADAAHLPRLGLPPFDRVVMNLPLAAPEFLPAAAALCRDGGTIHLYALEEQEGEYLPLIREVTNGEVVERQVRTYSPGKWHAVYDIAVEKGE
- a CDS encoding helix-turn-helix domain-containing protein produces the protein MKSGVRHQLAEKMAGEITLSDSPGQALKKWRQSFNIPQGLLAERLEVSPSVISDYESGRRKSPGTAIVGKIVDTILSIDEDNGGRFINKFAKILYSEFDEDVIYDIHEYASPVALSDFAEAIGGVMLCGPTDQTIYGYTVINSLNAILQLSSSEFNRIYGWSTERALIFTEVSTGKSPMVAIRVTPFKPRCVVLQGIGPEEVHPLIPGLAERDRISVLCTRMDVEAIIGSLRGKLW
- the ribB gene encoding 3,4-dihydroxy-2-butanone-4-phosphate synthase is translated as MIDAAIQALARGEFVLLYDFDNRERETDFAIRSDAVTPAHIRQMRKDGGGLICTAVHPEAAKRLGLPFAHEVLRACSLVERDGEVPYDPKNHSSFSLWVNHRETYTGVTDRDRALTVTAIADEVKKSLNGGGHDFAAHFRTPGHMALLRAAERLLDERRGQTELSIALATMADVTPAVTICEMLDDETGFALTKEGAMEYARKHGLVFIEGQDVLDRWESLKQQG
- a CDS encoding thiolase domain-containing protein, which gives rise to MRDVAVIGVGCTEFGEHWGTSFRDLFVKAGALALEDAGVTGEKLDALYVGNMSAGRFVEQEHIGALIADYAGLATNNTPSTRVEAACASGGLAFRQAVIAVASGMEDIVVAAGVEKMTDVGTGASVDMLASAADREWEGFAGATFPGLYAMIANDYMHRYPLTREQLAQVAVKNHENGAKNPIAQFRNRITVDTVLNSSLVADPLRLFDCSPITDGAAAVVVVPLERAREFTDSPVRVLASAQASDTISLHDRREISTLDASVAAGKRAFAQAGLTHKDIDMVEVHDCFTIAEICAIEDLGFCKKGEAGRLTADGATALGGEIPVNTSGGLKACGHPVGATGIKQIYEIVSQLRGEATGRQVDAEIGMAHNVGGTGATVVVHILGA